The nucleotide sequence CGCGCACGAGGGTGCGATTCTCCTCAGAGTCGCTCACCGGTTGCAGTTCGTACCGCCAGATGTGGTGCCTGAAGTTCTGCCAGGCGATTCGCTCGTTTTCGACGAATTCGACCACAACGTTGCGCATCTGGCCCCGCTGGGCCGTCGCGATCGTGGCCTGCACGAGGTCGGTCGTGTGCAGGCTGGCCGGCCGGCGGCGCATCGTGGTGTAGAACGTCGAACCTAGCTTCAAAGTGCTTGGGCCCGAGGCGTTGTGAGCGCCACATTCAACCAATGTGCGCGATCCGTCGATGGCGGCATGTTGGGCAGGATCGGTCAGCACAGCGAAGATGACCTCGGGGGCGGCGGCGATAGTGTGCTCAACGCTGACGCGTCGCTGAGGTGCTGTCCGCATGATTGTCGTCCTCCCGATAATCGTTGTCGGCGTACAGACCGGTGAAAAGCGCTGTCTGGCTGCGTTGCCAGCGCGCCAGAACCGCCGGGTCTGACAGTGGGGCGTCTAGATATTCGCCGATCATCGGAGCGAGGAGCACAGTTCCGATGTTGATGATGACGACCTGCAACGCTGCCCAGGTCAAGTCGACGTCGCGGCGAAGTGCGCCGTCGGCATTGAGTTGTCGCCACTGCCGCTCAGACAATCGCATCAACGCGGCGAACAGTTCACTGGCGGTCTCGTCTCCGCCGATCAATGTCCTTGCCAGATAACGACATTCATCTGGATAGGTGGCATAAAAATTGGTGAGCCTCGTATCGAGCGTCGCCTCCACCGCAGAATCGGACTCGCCCGTCAGGGTGATGCCGAACGCGCGGTCCACCAAACCGATGACGTAGTCGTTAACCGCCGCCCTCAGTGCCGATTGGGAAGGAAAGAAATGCTGGACCGAGCCGGCGGATACACCGGCCGCAGCGGCGACGGCGCGCACCGATGGAGTGGCCGTCCCGGCGCTGACATAGCTGTCGAGCGCCGCCCGCAAGATCCGAGCTCGCGTCGCGAGCTGGTTCGGCCCGTCCT is from bacterium and encodes:
- a CDS encoding dimethyladenosine transferase, translated to MRTAPQRRVSVEHTIAAAPEVIFAVLTDPAQHAAIDGSRTLVECGAHNASGPSTLKLGSTFYTTMRRRPASLHTTDLVQATIATAQRGQMRNVVVEFVENERIAWQNFRHHIWRYELQPVSDSEENRTLVRETFDYATNICPPLLEIAGFPKHNAASMRATLHNLESHCERL
- a CDS encoding TetR family transcriptional regulator produces the protein MEDGPNQLATRARILRAALDSYVSAGTATPSVRAVAAAAGVSAGSVQHFFPSQSALRAAVNDYVIGLVDRAFGITLTGESDSAVEATLDTRLTNFYATYPDECRYLARTLIGGDETASELFAALMRLSERQWRQLNADGALRRDVDLTWAALQVVIINIGTVLLAPMIGEYLDAPLSDPAVLARWQRSQTALFTGLYADNDYREDDNHADSTSATRQR